From one Paracoccus pantotrophus genomic stretch:
- the soxC gene encoding sulfite dehydrogenase, with protein MFPGLSRRGMLLGGALLGGALLGARPARAEAPPGAIEYPVQPDPAREQGRVILEDGGYGSRSQFENEIRWRYPTASLDSSWSLTPLASGHGIITPSGLHFERHHAGIPNIDPQRHSLILHGMVDKPLRLTMDDLKRMPSVSRIVFIECSGNGLTEWEKPTLRTVQGTHGLTSTSEWTGVRLSTVLNEAGLQDGAAWILAEGADAAVMTRSIPIDKAMDDAILAYAQNGEALRPEQGYPLRLLLPGYEGNTQIKWLRRLEIGDKPFMTREETLKYTDLLADGTARQFTLTMDAKSVITFPSGAMRLPRPGFYEITGLAWSGRGRIAEVEVSADGGQSWTQAALQEPVLDKCHTRFRLPWIWDGAEAVLQSRCTDDTGYRQPTLAELVQARGTKSVYHLNAIQSWRVAQDGEVSNVHV; from the coding sequence ATGTTTCCCGGTCTCAGCCGGCGCGGGATGCTGCTCGGCGGGGCGCTTCTTGGGGGCGCGCTGCTCGGTGCCCGCCCTGCCCGCGCCGAGGCGCCGCCCGGCGCCATCGAATACCCGGTGCAGCCCGACCCGGCCAGGGAACAGGGCCGGGTGATCCTGGAGGACGGCGGCTACGGCTCGCGGTCGCAATTCGAGAACGAGATCCGCTGGCGCTATCCGACCGCCAGCCTGGATTCCAGCTGGTCGCTGACGCCGCTGGCCTCGGGCCACGGGATCATCACCCCCTCGGGCCTGCATTTCGAACGCCACCATGCCGGCATCCCGAACATCGATCCGCAGCGCCACAGCCTGATCCTGCACGGCATGGTGGACAAGCCGCTGCGCCTGACCATGGACGACCTCAAGCGGATGCCCTCGGTCAGCCGGATCGTGTTCATCGAATGTTCCGGCAACGGGCTGACGGAATGGGAAAAGCCCACGCTCAGGACCGTGCAGGGCACGCATGGGCTGACCTCGACCTCGGAATGGACCGGGGTGCGGCTCTCGACCGTGCTGAACGAGGCCGGCCTGCAGGACGGCGCCGCCTGGATCCTGGCCGAGGGCGCGGATGCGGCGGTCATGACCCGCTCGATCCCCATCGACAAGGCGATGGACGACGCCATCCTGGCCTATGCGCAGAACGGCGAGGCGCTGCGCCCCGAACAGGGCTATCCGCTGCGCCTGCTGCTGCCGGGCTACGAGGGCAACACCCAGATCAAATGGCTGCGCCGGCTCGAGATCGGCGACAAGCCCTTCATGACCCGCGAGGAGACGCTGAAATATACCGACCTGCTGGCCGACGGCACCGCCCGGCAGTTCACCCTGACCATGGACGCGAAATCGGTCATCACCTTCCCCTCGGGGGCGATGCGGCTGCCGCGCCCGGGCTTTTACGAGATCACCGGCCTGGCCTGGTCGGGGCGCGGCCGCATCGCCGAGGTCGAGGTCTCGGCCGATGGCGGCCAGAGCTGGACCCAGGCCGCGCTGCAAGAGCCGGTGCTGGACAAGTGCCACACCCGCTTCCGCCTGCCCTGGATCTGGGACGGGGCCGAGGCGGTGCTGCAAAGCCGCTGCACCGACGATACCGGCTATCGCCAGCCGACCCTGGCCGAACTGGTCCAGGCGCGGGGCACGAAGTCGGTCTATCACCTGAACGCGATCCAAAGCTGGCGCGTTGCTCAGGACGGCGAGGTGTCCAATGTTCATGTCTAG
- a CDS encoding AAA family ATPase: MSSGKDPLPPYFNISPAKAAQRLSEPIDTARFAKAAAFAAKGRQDLAERGYAPDGRKRLRRFSTWEVCRYLIPVAPAHFRRVLLKNPDLPQGQGEGNSKWFSLDDVLRLRDHFATEGAAGREYRPWRPEGLPAKTIAVANFKGGVGKTSTAAHLAMSAALDGYKVLVIDLDSQGSMTSIMGGKVADEWSTAFPLLAKDYALALQDENRVREAAGQTPLPFDETLTEALTLSATDLIQKTHWPNIDLLGAQLNLYWAEFQVPVWRMGLRGWPLWDALGNALANDGILESYDIIILDTPPALGYLTINALAAADILLVPLGASFLEFDSTGRFFDMLYSTFASVEEGENAARRRDGLPEMRFEWDAVRAIITRFDAAQQTDLANVIQAYFGDFMTTYRQELTAMVGQAGEQVNGIYEADYREFNRETYVRGRETFDRTWAEVKELILGTWWRDLQMQQADEAAEVREQAHG, from the coding sequence ATGTCTTCAGGCAAAGACCCCCTTCCCCCCTATTTCAACATCAGCCCGGCCAAGGCGGCCCAGCGTCTTTCCGAGCCTATCGACACGGCCCGATTCGCGAAAGCCGCCGCCTTCGCCGCCAAGGGCCGCCAGGATCTGGCCGAGCGCGGCTATGCCCCCGACGGCAGGAAGCGGCTGCGCCGCTTTTCCACCTGGGAGGTCTGCCGCTACCTGATCCCGGTGGCGCCGGCGCATTTCCGCCGCGTGCTGCTCAAGAACCCCGACCTGCCGCAGGGCCAGGGCGAGGGCAATTCGAAATGGTTCAGCCTCGACGACGTGCTGCGCCTGCGCGACCATTTCGCGACCGAGGGCGCGGCCGGCCGGGAATACCGCCCCTGGCGCCCCGAGGGCCTGCCGGCCAAGACCATCGCCGTGGCCAATTTCAAGGGCGGCGTCGGCAAGACCTCGACCGCCGCGCATCTGGCCATGTCGGCGGCGCTGGACGGCTACAAGGTGCTGGTGATCGACCTGGACAGCCAGGGCAGCATGACCTCGATCATGGGCGGCAAGGTGGCCGACGAATGGTCCACGGCCTTCCCGCTTCTGGCCAAGGACTATGCGCTGGCGCTTCAGGACGAGAACCGGGTGCGCGAGGCGGCGGGCCAAACCCCCCTGCCCTTCGACGAGACCCTGACCGAGGCGCTGACGCTTTCTGCCACGGACCTGATCCAGAAGACGCATTGGCCCAATATCGACCTGCTCGGCGCGCAGCTGAACCTCTACTGGGCCGAATTCCAGGTGCCGGTCTGGCGCATGGGCCTGCGCGGCTGGCCGCTCTGGGATGCGCTCGGCAATGCGCTGGCCAATGACGGCATCCTGGAAAGCTATGACATCATCATCCTCGATACGCCCCCCGCGCTTGGCTACCTGACCATCAACGCGCTGGCGGCGGCCGACATCCTGCTGGTCCCGCTGGGCGCCTCGTTCCTGGAATTCGACTCGACCGGGCGCTTCTTCGACATGCTCTATTCGACCTTCGCCAGCGTCGAGGAAGGCGAGAACGCCGCCCGCCGCCGCGACGGGCTGCCCGAGATGCGCTTCGAATGGGACGCGGTGCGGGCCATCATCACCCGCTTCGACGCCGCCCAGCAGACCGACCTGGCGAATGTCATCCAGGCCTATTTCGGCGATTTCATGACCACCTATCGCCAGGAACTGACCGCCATGGTCGGCCAGGCCGGCGAACAGGTGAACGGCATCTACGAGGCCGATTACCGCGAGTTCAACCGCGAGACCTATGTCCGCGGCCGCGAGACATTCGACCGCACCTGGGCCGAGGTGAAGGAGTTGATCCTGGGCACCTGGTGGCGCGATCTTCAGATGCAGCAGGCCGACGAGGCGGCCGAGGTGAGGGAGCAGGCCCATGGCTAA
- a CDS encoding gamma-glutamylcyclotransferase has product MANCRPIVLSDDHVARVAAAEGPLHDPRWRMLEDADLDRLAQRLTQDRPRPIPVFAYGSLIWNPGFAVGARRRATAIGWHRSFSISLDHFRGTPERPGLMLALASGGSCEGLVLEIAEGSEAESLRAILRRELVAHELSANACWIEVETRRGREPALTFYADPVGTQRAELTVAEQARRLARAAGAAGSGAEYLLRTVRGLAEHGIHDDYIWTLQKLVAEEIEAGADGESGIAGPAGRPRA; this is encoded by the coding sequence ATGGCCAATTGCCGTCCCATCGTGCTGTCCGACGATCATGTCGCCCGCGTCGCCGCGGCCGAGGGGCCGCTGCACGATCCGCGCTGGCGGATGCTCGAGGATGCCGATCTCGACCGCCTGGCCCAGCGGCTGACGCAGGATCGGCCGCGGCCGATCCCGGTCTTCGCCTATGGGTCGCTGATCTGGAATCCCGGCTTTGCCGTGGGCGCGCGCCGCCGCGCCACCGCGATCGGCTGGCATCGCAGCTTCTCGATCTCGCTCGACCATTTCCGCGGCACGCCCGAGCGGCCGGGGCTGATGCTGGCCCTGGCCTCGGGCGGCAGCTGCGAGGGGCTGGTGCTGGAAATCGCCGAAGGCAGCGAGGCGGAATCGCTGCGCGCCATCCTGCGGCGCGAGCTTGTCGCGCATGAACTCTCTGCCAATGCCTGCTGGATCGAGGTCGAGACCCGGCGCGGCCGCGAGCCGGCCCTGACCTTCTATGCCGACCCGGTCGGCACGCAGCGCGCCGAGCTGACGGTCGCGGAACAGGCACGGCGGCTGGCCCGCGCCGCGGGGGCGGCGGGCTCGGGCGCGGAATACCTGCTGCGCACGGTCCGGGGGCTGGCCGAACACGGCATCCATGACGACTACATCTGGACGCTCCAGAAACTCGTGGCCGAGGAAATCGAGGCCGGCGCGGATGGGGAATCGGGCATCGCGGGACCGGCAGGACGGCCCCGCGCATAG
- a CDS encoding c-type cytochrome, which yields MSRQYPLRSALALACALLPLGGLAQDAAAPRTVAALPAELPDSGEPTPPSPAVADQEAAGTPGLEANFGIGRAATEEEIAAIDIDVTPDGHGLPDGRGSYADGKALYDERCLACHGENLEGIPETGGPALIGGRDTLASDTPLKTVESYLAHASTLYDYIHRAMPMDAPGSLTPDEVYAVSAYILGRAGIVDETTVLDRESLPLIHMPNAEGFADDPRPERL from the coding sequence ATGTCTAGGCAATATCCCCTGCGCAGCGCCCTTGCGCTGGCTTGCGCGCTGCTTCCGCTGGGCGGGCTTGCCCAGGACGCCGCCGCCCCCCGCACCGTCGCCGCGCTGCCGGCCGAACTGCCCGACAGCGGCGAACCCACGCCGCCCTCGCCCGCGGTCGCGGACCAGGAGGCCGCCGGGACTCCGGGGCTGGAGGCGAATTTCGGCATCGGCAGGGCGGCGACCGAGGAAGAGATCGCGGCGATCGACATCGACGTGACGCCCGACGGGCACGGGCTTCCCGACGGCCGCGGCAGCTATGCCGACGGCAAGGCGCTTTACGACGAGCGTTGCCTGGCCTGCCATGGCGAGAACCTGGAAGGCATCCCCGAAACCGGCGGACCGGCGCTGATCGGCGGCCGCGACACGCTGGCCAGCGACACGCCCCTCAAGACGGTGGAAAGCTACCTGGCCCATGCCAGCACGCTTTACGACTATATCCACCGGGCCATGCCGATGGATGCGCCCGGCTCGCTCACGCCGGACGAGGTCTATGCGGTCAGCGCCTATATCCTGGGCCGCGCCGGGATCGTGGACGAGACGACGGTGCTGGACCGCGAAAGCCTGCCGCTGATCCACATGCCCAATGCCGAGGGTTTCGCGGACGATCCGCGGCCCGAGCGGCTTTGA
- a CDS encoding SRPBCC family protein, translating to MELKFTVSGRIAKPVGEVFEAVVNPDSLSQFFTTGGARGRLATGAEVSWDFHDFPGAFPVLVQEVVPNERIVLQWEAEGEPRIWTTVTMTFHPLEDGRTLVRISEYGWPETEAGLRGCLGNCEGWTGMLCAMKAWLEHGIKLREGFYK from the coding sequence ATGGAACTGAAATTCACCGTCAGCGGCCGGATCGCGAAGCCGGTCGGCGAGGTGTTCGAGGCCGTGGTGAACCCCGACAGCCTGTCGCAGTTCTTCACCACCGGCGGGGCGAGGGGGCGGCTGGCCACCGGGGCCGAGGTGAGCTGGGATTTCCACGATTTCCCCGGCGCCTTTCCGGTGCTGGTGCAGGAGGTGGTGCCCAACGAGCGCATCGTCCTGCAATGGGAGGCCGAGGGCGAGCCGCGCATCTGGACCACCGTGACCATGACCTTTCACCCGCTGGAGGACGGGCGCACGCTGGTGCGGATCAGCGAATACGGCTGGCCCGAGACCGAGGCCGGGCTAAGGGGCTGCCTGGGCAATTGCGAGGGCTGGACCGGGATGCTTTGCGCGATGAAGGCATGGCTGGAACACGGCATCAAGCTGCGCGAGGGCTTCTACAAATAG
- a CDS encoding replication initiation protein, with product MGDIPRDQLSGALRRGAVKKHVAAIHVSGKLTLLQRKLSNVLLLNAYDTLISRARHQIDARTLCLMIGYNSNDMETLKQSLRGLAETVAEWDMLDEKGQQEWGVSSLLSYAKLKGGICEYAYSPALAEKLHDPKVFALINLNIQRRFTSGHALALYENCYRFVRTGSTGWWPLDLFRRLMGVEGSAYYETFKHLNAKVIKPAVDEVNRTSNILVTPETRKQGRVVTEIRFRIKENPQLAILDMDDGEGMRHGAVYARLRGLGVSDRLARQWLTAHGEEQVLEKLDYVETRKNVKSKLGYLTAALEGNFGATAERAGEAAPNPRAERLRRILDAVKARTPTQRDADKRLFLAQLSDARMREDFEKHGWMSPLNAIRIAAFWEEMSPGLLEGLDEV from the coding sequence ATGGGGGATATTCCTCGCGACCAGCTTTCGGGCGCGCTGCGCCGGGGGGCGGTCAAGAAGCATGTGGCGGCGATCCATGTCTCGGGCAAGCTGACGCTATTGCAGCGCAAGCTGTCCAACGTCCTGCTGCTCAATGCCTATGACACGCTGATCAGCCGCGCGCGCCACCAGATCGACGCGCGCACGCTGTGCCTGATGATCGGCTATAACAGCAACGACATGGAGACGCTGAAGCAATCCCTGCGCGGCCTGGCCGAGACGGTGGCCGAATGGGACATGCTGGACGAAAAGGGCCAGCAGGAATGGGGCGTGTCGAGCCTGCTGAGCTATGCCAAGCTGAAGGGCGGGATCTGCGAATATGCCTATTCCCCGGCGCTGGCGGAAAAGCTGCACGACCCCAAGGTCTTTGCGCTGATCAACCTGAACATCCAGCGCCGCTTCACCAGCGGCCATGCGCTGGCGCTTTACGAGAATTGCTATCGTTTCGTCAGGACCGGCTCGACCGGCTGGTGGCCCTTGGACCTGTTCCGGCGGCTGATGGGGGTCGAGGGCTCGGCCTATTACGAGACCTTCAAGCACCTGAACGCCAAGGTCATCAAGCCCGCCGTGGACGAGGTGAACCGCACCAGCAACATCCTGGTCACGCCCGAGACGAGGAAGCAGGGCAGGGTGGTGACGGAAATCCGCTTTCGCATCAAGGAGAACCCGCAGCTGGCGATCCTGGACATGGACGACGGCGAGGGGATGCGGCACGGCGCCGTCTATGCCCGGCTGCGCGGCCTGGGGGTCAGCGACCGGCTGGCGCGGCAATGGCTGACCGCGCATGGCGAGGAGCAGGTGCTGGAAAAGCTGGATTATGTCGAGACGCGCAAGAACGTGAAAAGCAAGCTGGGCTACCTGACCGCGGCGCTGGAGGGGAATTTCGGCGCGACGGCCGAGCGGGCAGGGGAGGCGGCCCCCAATCCGCGGGCCGAGCGGCTGCGCCGCATCCTGGACGCGGTCAAGGCCCGCACCCCCACCCAGCGCGATGCCGACAAGCGGTTGTTCCTGGCGCAGCTGTCCGATGCCCGCATGCGCGAGGATTTCGAGAAGCACGGCTGGATGTCGCCGCTGAACGCCATCCGCATCGCCGCCTTCTGGGAAGAGATGTCCCCCGGATTGCTGGAGGGGCTGGACGAGGTCTGA
- a CDS encoding ParB/RepB/Spo0J family partition protein gives MAKRRRLETPSSADLDRIEAQFRSETFERPALGRGIAPPIAQVAADSAALASAESVESRAARARADADAARLHDAQERGLLIVELPIEQIDEGAMIRDRMVMSEEDMQELRLSIAAHGLRLPIEVFEIDRPEGQGPRYGLLSGYRRLHAVRALHDLTQAEKHATIRALIRPRTETDEAFVAMVEENEVREELSHFERGRIAVIAANQGAFANTEDAVNKLFATGSKAKRSKVRSFALIFEELGDMLRFPEALTERRGLRLATALRNGAEARLRQSLSVRIPGDAEEEWALIEPVLQALESNRSELGRAGRPRSNAPRQGWSEAMTRRTAGGVEIRWGREGKAHILRLEGGQLDDDLMERVVREIQALLDG, from the coding sequence ATGGCTAAGCGCAGAAGGCTGGAGACCCCCAGCAGCGCCGATCTGGACCGGATCGAGGCGCAGTTTCGCAGCGAAACCTTCGAGCGGCCCGCCCTGGGCCGCGGCATCGCCCCCCCCATCGCCCAGGTCGCGGCCGACAGCGCCGCCCTGGCCAGCGCCGAAAGCGTGGAAAGCCGCGCCGCCCGCGCCAGGGCCGATGCCGATGCCGCCCGGCTGCATGACGCGCAGGAGCGGGGGCTGCTGATCGTCGAGCTGCCGATCGAGCAGATCGACGAGGGCGCGATGATCCGCGACCGCATGGTGATGAGCGAGGAGGACATGCAGGAGCTGCGGCTGTCCATCGCCGCGCATGGGCTGCGGCTGCCGATCGAGGTCTTCGAGATCGACCGGCCCGAAGGGCAGGGGCCGCGCTACGGGCTGCTCTCGGGCTATCGCCGGCTGCATGCGGTGCGGGCGCTGCACGACCTGACCCAGGCCGAGAAGCATGCCACGATCCGCGCCCTGATCCGCCCCCGCACCGAGACCGACGAGGCTTTCGTCGCCATGGTCGAGGAGAACGAGGTCCGCGAGGAGCTTAGCCATTTCGAGCGCGGCCGCATCGCCGTGATCGCCGCCAACCAGGGCGCCTTCGCCAATACCGAGGACGCGGTGAACAAGCTTTTCGCCACCGGCTCCAAGGCCAAGCGGTCCAAGGTGCGCTCATTCGCGCTGATCTTCGAGGAGCTGGGCGACATGCTGCGCTTTCCCGAGGCGCTGACCGAAAGGCGCGGCCTGCGCCTGGCCACCGCCTTGCGCAACGGCGCCGAGGCCCGGCTGCGGCAATCCCTGTCCGTGCGGATTCCCGGCGATGCCGAGGAGGAATGGGCCCTGATCGAGCCGGTGCTGCAAGCTCTGGAGAGCAATCGCAGCGAGCTGGGCCGGGCGGGGCGTCCGCGCTCCAACGCGCCGCGCCAAGGCTGGAGCGAGGCCATGACCCGGCGCACCGCAGGCGGCGTCGAGATCCGCTGGGGCAGAGAGGGCAAGGCGCATATCCTGAGGCTGGAGGGCGGTCAGCTGGACGACGATCTCATGGAGCGGGTGGTGCGCGAGATCCAGGCGCTGCTGGACGGCTAG
- a CDS encoding MAC/perforin domain-containing protein, whose protein sequence is MISFILRSRDGTSRTDAAAENASLADLRKLFVSTGEMDAFDQFRTGKSADALTLVPQDRETATAVADNMVVEIVPIRRQVKFKDRKGREHKVYVRADETLAQFRTQNDSLVDKDDVFRIAGADVDKAAEATTYLRRLDELSVKREAEPAAAKKFKLLFLEDGEKPRQIDWPDGGENKTLGQLRDFLKGCDGIPMGRPFLDSSGKPIAEDMEPYEIVGRLGKPDEKLGLLRFRFESPRKRGGATPAGSSPASAPAKPKTETGGGAQPGLIQTEDMLQQVLGRPTAPTGAPQDVFDTMDGGERQVILNALRHLHGLRFVSIPGGSFNLDRPPRPALDAEDAADFLCVARPIRSTRFSASATQSRTLDAIASSLSWNVGGDFGVEGKAASLSIKSDYTETKTSDHKEASAALHLRIEYLVARAEIVIDPRNVTLSKPLYDEAYALVNAPPATAGERAEALAAILDSYGTHFPLRTLVGGKLIYRQDRETKAGEDAHSLARSFSTEVQGSYKKVTASAHGGFKSESSSKSLWEESFQDVEVTSAGGNPALALDPYGWATTLSHAGWWSVISFADVVPIIFLLPEALRKPIIDIFVEGRIEEKLRSPIDWEKYRTQLLHHSVATDPGSEKLTIDDPAVPRHRDEKAAETKDEGPAETEGDELTISS, encoded by the coding sequence ATGATAAGCTTCATCCTCAGGTCACGCGATGGCACGTCGCGAACGGATGCCGCTGCCGAAAACGCAAGCCTTGCGGATCTGCGCAAGCTTTTCGTCTCGACCGGTGAAATGGACGCGTTCGACCAGTTCCGCACCGGCAAGAGCGCCGATGCCCTGACGCTTGTTCCCCAGGATCGCGAGACGGCAACCGCCGTCGCCGACAATATGGTGGTCGAGATCGTTCCCATTCGCCGGCAGGTCAAGTTCAAGGATCGCAAGGGCAGGGAACACAAGGTCTATGTCCGCGCCGACGAAACCCTGGCACAATTCAGGACGCAGAACGACTCGCTGGTCGACAAGGACGATGTCTTTCGAATCGCGGGCGCGGATGTGGACAAGGCGGCCGAGGCCACGACCTATCTGCGGCGGCTGGACGAGCTTTCCGTCAAGCGCGAGGCAGAACCCGCGGCGGCCAAGAAATTCAAGCTTCTTTTCCTGGAGGATGGCGAAAAGCCGCGCCAGATCGACTGGCCCGATGGCGGCGAGAACAAGACGCTTGGCCAGCTGCGGGATTTCCTGAAGGGCTGCGACGGCATTCCCATGGGGCGCCCGTTTCTCGATTCCTCCGGCAAGCCCATTGCCGAGGACATGGAGCCCTACGAGATCGTCGGACGCCTGGGCAAGCCCGATGAAAAGCTGGGGCTGCTGCGGTTCCGCTTTGAAAGCCCGCGCAAGCGCGGCGGGGCGACACCGGCAGGCAGTTCCCCGGCATCCGCCCCGGCGAAGCCGAAGACCGAGACCGGCGGCGGTGCCCAGCCGGGGCTGATCCAGACCGAGGACATGCTGCAACAGGTGCTGGGGCGGCCGACCGCCCCGACCGGCGCCCCGCAGGACGTTTTCGACACGATGGATGGCGGCGAACGGCAAGTCATCCTGAATGCCCTGCGCCATCTTCATGGCCTGCGCTTCGTGTCGATCCCCGGCGGCAGCTTCAATCTTGACCGGCCGCCGCGCCCGGCGCTGGATGCCGAGGACGCGGCGGATTTCCTTTGTGTCGCGCGGCCGATCCGCTCGACCCGGTTTTCGGCTTCGGCGACGCAAAGCCGGACGCTGGACGCCATCGCCTCCTCGCTGTCCTGGAATGTCGGGGGCGATTTCGGCGTCGAGGGCAAGGCCGCCAGCCTTTCGATCAAGAGCGATTATACCGAAACCAAGACAAGCGATCACAAGGAGGCCAGCGCCGCCCTGCATCTGCGGATCGAATATCTGGTGGCCAGGGCCGAGATCGTGATCGACCCGCGCAATGTCACCCTGTCCAAGCCGCTGTATGACGAGGCATATGCCCTGGTGAATGCGCCCCCCGCGACGGCCGGGGAAAGGGCCGAGGCGCTTGCTGCCATCCTGGACAGCTACGGGACGCATTTTCCGCTGCGCACGCTTGTCGGCGGCAAGCTAATCTATCGCCAGGACCGGGAGACAAAGGCGGGCGAGGATGCACATAGCCTGGCTCGCAGCTTTTCCACCGAGGTTCAGGGCTCTTACAAGAAGGTGACGGCAAGCGCCCATGGCGGCTTCAAATCCGAATCCTCGTCGAAATCCTTGTGGGAAGAGTCCTTCCAGGACGTGGAGGTCACCAGCGCCGGCGGCAATCCGGCCCTGGCGCTTGACCCTTATGGATGGGCGACGACGCTGAGCCATGCGGGATGGTGGAGCGTCATCTCATTCGCGGATGTCGTGCCGATCATCTTCCTGCTGCCCGAGGCGCTGAGAAAACCGATCATCGATATTTTCGTGGAAGGCAGGATCGAGGAAAAGCTGCGCTCGCCGATCGACTGGGAGAAATACCGGACCCAGCTGCTTCATCACAGCGTGGCGACGGATCCCGGTTCGGAAAAGCTGACGATCGACGATCCCGCCGTGCCGCGGCATCGCGATGAAAAGGCTGCCGAAACGAAAGACGAAGGGCCGGCCGAAACAGAGGGCGACGAGCTGACGATCAGTTCCTGA
- a CDS encoding ArsR/SmtB family transcription factor: MSTEDQDDALFKALGHRVRRQLLDRLKAGPQTTGGLCEAMSQLDRCTVMQHLRVLEAAGLVVVERRGRERWNHLDALPIQALQDRWIGPYAAHAAAMLAGLKHAAEDGQPQDRDKALPG, encoded by the coding sequence ATGTCAACAGAAGATCAGGACGACGCGCTGTTCAAGGCGCTGGGGCACCGGGTGCGGCGGCAATTGCTCGACCGGCTCAAGGCGGGGCCGCAGACCACCGGCGGGCTGTGCGAGGCGATGTCGCAGCTGGACCGCTGCACGGTCATGCAGCACCTGCGGGTGCTGGAGGCGGCCGGGCTGGTCGTGGTCGAGCGCCGCGGCCGCGAAAGGTGGAACCACCTGGACGCGCTGCCGATCCAGGCCCTGCAGGACCGCTGGATCGGCCCCTATGCCGCCCATGCCGCCGCCATGCTGGCCGGGCTGAAACACGCGGCAGAGGACGGCCAGCCGCAGGACCGCGACAAGGCCCTGCCGGGCTAG
- a CDS encoding biotin transporter BioY has product MPIMSAKLCARAAARLDRMDRSSSMERNIAQIALFAAMIAALGLVPQITLGFGVPITAQTLGVMLAGAVLGARRGAAAAALFLLLVALGLPLLAGGRGGLGAFVAPTAGFALGFPVAAFATGLFVEHVRLRSAGLAAGLGAVFGGIAVLYVFGATGLAIVAQKSLLEAFTLVAVFIPGDLLKAAITGMLVQALARVRPQTLAWHHQAAGPGERRL; this is encoded by the coding sequence ATGCCGATCATGTCGGCGAAGCTTTGCGCGCGCGCGGCGGCCCGCTTGGACCGCATGGACAGGAGTAGCAGCATGGAACGCAATATCGCCCAGATCGCCCTTTTCGCCGCGATGATCGCGGCGCTGGGGCTGGTGCCGCAGATCACCCTCGGCTTCGGCGTGCCGATCACGGCGCAGACGCTGGGCGTCATGCTGGCCGGCGCGGTGCTTGGCGCGCGGCGCGGCGCGGCGGCGGCGGCGCTGTTCCTGCTGCTGGTGGCGCTTGGCCTGCCGCTGCTGGCGGGCGGGCGCGGCGGGCTTGGCGCCTTCGTCGCGCCGACGGCGGGCTTTGCGCTCGGCTTTCCGGTCGCGGCCTTTGCCACCGGGCTGTTCGTCGAGCATGTGCGGCTGCGTTCGGCCGGGCTGGCGGCCGGGCTGGGCGCGGTTTTCGGCGGGATCGCGGTCCTTTATGTCTTCGGCGCGACCGGGCTTGCCATCGTGGCGCAGAAAAGCCTGCTCGAAGCCTTCACCCTGGTCGCGGTCTTCATTCCCGGCGATCTGCTGAAGGCGGCGATCACCGGCATGCTGGTGCAGGCGCTGGCCAGGGTGCGGCCGCAGACGCTGGCCTGGCATCACCAGGCGGCGGGCCCCGGCGAACGGCGCCTGTAA